A portion of the Panthera tigris isolate Pti1 chromosome E1, P.tigris_Pti1_mat1.1, whole genome shotgun sequence genome contains these proteins:
- the KCNH6 gene encoding potassium voltage-gated channel subfamily H member 6 isoform X1: MGFPHPTPGRKFLIANAQMENCAIIYCNDGFCELFGYSRVEVMQRPCTCDFLTGPNTPRSAMSRLAQALLGTEECKVDILYYRKDASSFRCLVDVVPVKNEDGAVIMFILNFEDLAQLLAKSERRSLSQCLLSQSFLGSEGSHGRPGAQGPGTGRVKYRTISQIPQFTLNFVEFNLEKHRSGSTTEIEIIAPHKVVERTQNVTEKVTQVLSLGADVLPEYKLQAPRIHRGTLLHYSPFKAVWDWLILLLVIYTAIFTPYSAAFLLSDQDESQRMDCGYTCSPLTVVDLIVDIMFVVDIVINFRTTYVNTNDEVVSHPRRIAIHYFKGWFLIDMVAAIPFDLLIFRTGSDETTTLIGLLKTARLLRLVRVARKLDRYSEYGAAVLFLLMCTFALIAHWLACIWYAIGNVERPYLEPKIGWLDSLGAQLGKRYNGSDPASGPSVQDKYVTALYFTFSSLTSVGFGNVSPNTNSEKVFSICVMLIGSLMYASIFGNVSAIIQRLYSGTARYHTQMLRVKEFIRFHQIPNPLRQRLEEYFQHAWSYTNGIDMNAVLKGFPECLQADICLHLHRALLQHCPAFRGASKGCLRALAVKFKTTHAPPGDTLVHLGDVLSTLYFISRGSIEILRDDVVVAILGKNDIFGEPISLHARPGKSSADVRALTYCDLHKIQRADLLEVLDMYPAFADSFWSKLEVTFNLRDAGGGLQSSPQPAPGSQDHQGFFLSDNQSAAAPSLSISDASGLWPELLHQMPPRPRDSPPNPQGDPDCWPRELGSRLEQLQAQMNRLESRMSSDLSRILQLLQQPLPQGHTGYILGAPTSNDLALFPVASATQSPGTRLPQGGLPPAQVPGCGDLNKCRPKRKNSSSGVPPLVMATDKILTLSLEQEQPEGLLSPLASPLHPLENYTPLQGPGPKVSETSCQEPVNRLEMKVSSVVDTSEHRVPAPSRSAPHGSMMTFGTLAGSGMSHS; the protein is encoded by the exons TGCAACGACGGCTTCTGTGAACTCTTCGGCTACTCCCGAGTGGAGGTGATGCAGCGACCGTGCACCTGCGACTTCCTCACAGGCCCCAATACCCCACGCAGTGCCATGTCCCGTCTAGCGCAAGCCCTACTGGGGACAGAGGAGTGCAAGGTGGACATCCTCTACTACCGCAAAGATG CCTCCAGCTTCCGATGCCTGGTGGACGTGGTACCTGTGAAGAACGAGGATGGAGCCGTTATCATGTTCATCCTCAACTTCGAGGATCTGGCCCAGCTCCTGGCCAAAAGCGAGCGCCGCAGCCTGTCCCAGTGCCTGCTGTCCCAGAGCTTCCTGGGCTCCG AGGGCTCTCATGGCAGGCCAGGTGCACAGGGTCCTGGCACGGGCAGGGTCAAGTACAGGACCATCAGCCAGATCCCGCAGTTCACGCTCAACTTTGTGGAGTTCAACCTGGAGAAGCACCGCTCCGGCTCCACGACAGAGATTGAGATCATCGCACCACACAAGGTGGTGGAGCGGACCCAGAACGTCACCGAGAAGGTCACCCAG gttctGTCCCTGGGCGCGGACGTGCTGCCGGAGTACAAGCTGCAGGCGCCACGCATCCACCGCGGGACCCTCCTGCACTATAGCCCCTTCAAGGCCGTGTGGGACTGGCTCATCCTGCTGCTGGTCATCTACACAGCCATCTTCACGCCCTACTCGGCCGCTTTCCTGCTCAGCGACCAGGATGAATCTCAACGCATGGACTGCGGCTACACCTGCAGTCCACTCACTGTGGTGGACCTCATCGTAGACATCATGTTCGTTGTGGACATCGTCATCAACTTCCGCACCACCTATGTCAACACCAATGACGAGGTGGTCAGCCACCCTCGCCGCATTGCCATCCACTACTTCAAGGGCTGGTTCCTCATTGACATGGTGGCTGCCATCCCATTTGACCTTCTCATCTTCCGCACCGGCTCTGATGAG ACCACAACCCTGATCGGGCTGCTGAAAACGGCGAGGTTGCTGCGGCTGGTGCGTGTGGCACGGAAGCTGGACCGCTACTCTGAGTATGGAGCGGCCGTGCTTTTCCTGCTCATGTGCACCTTCGCACTCATTGCACACTGGCTGGCCTGCATCTGGTATGCCATCGGCAACGTGGAGCGGCCCTACCTGGAGCCCAAGATCGGCTGGCTGGACAGCCTGGGCGCCCAGCTTGGCAAGCGCTACAATGGCAGCGACCCAGCCTCTGGCCCCTCAGTGCAGGACAAGTATGTCACAGCCCTGTACTTCACCTTCAGCAGCCTTACCAGCGTGGGCTTCGGCAATGTCTCCCCCAACACCAACTCTGAGAAGGTCTTCTCTATCTGCGTCATGCTCATCGGCT CCCTCATGTACGCCAGCATCTTTGGCAACGTGTCTGCCATCATCCAGCGTCTGTACTCCGGCACTGCCCGCTACCACACGCAGATGCTGCGAGTCAAGGAGTTCATCCGCTTCCACCAGATCCCCAACCCGCTGCGGCAGCGCCTGGAAGAGTACTTCCAGCACGCCTGGTCCTACACCAACGGCATTGACATGAACGCG GTGCTGAAGGGCTTCCCTGAGTGCCTGCAGGCCGACATCTGCCTGCACCTGCACCGCGCGCTGCTGCAGCACTGCCCAGCCTTCCGCGGCGCCAGCAAGGGCTGCCTGCGCGCGCTGGCGGTCAAGTTCAAGACCACGCACGCACCGCCTGGGGACACGCTGGTGCACCTCGGCGATGTGCTCTCCACGCTCTACTTCATCTCCCGAGGTTCCATCGAGATCTTGCGTGACGACGTGGTCGTGGCCATCCTAG GAAAGAACGACATCTTTGGGGAGCCCATTAGCCTTCATGCCCGGCCTGGCAAGTCCAGTGCAGATGTGCGGGCCCTGACCTACTGTGACCTGCACAAGATCCAGCGGGCAGACCTGCTGGAGGTGCTGGACATGTACCCTGCGTTTGCAGACAGCTTCTGGAGTAAGCTGGAAGTCACCTTCAACCTGCGGGAC GCAGGCGGGGGTCTCCAGTCATCACCCCAACCAGCTCCAGGCAGCCAGGACCACCAAGGCTTCTTCCTCAGTGACAACCAGTCAG CTGCAGCCCCTTCTCTGAGCATCTCAGATGCATCTGGCCTCTGGCCTGAGTTGCTGCATCAAATGCCCCCAAGGCCAAGGGACAGCCCCCCAAACCCTCAGGGAGACCCAGACTGCTGGCCTCGGGAGCTAGGCTCCAGGCTGGAGCAGCTTCAGGCCCAGATGAACAG GTTGGAGTCCCGCATGTCCTCAGACCTCAGCCGCATCCTACAGCTCCTtcagcagcccctgccccagggccacaCGGGCTACATTCTAGGAGCCCCTACCTCCAATGACTTGGCCTTGTTTCCCGTGGCCTCAGCCACTCAGAGTCCGGGAACTAGGCTGCCCCAGGGTGGTCTGCCCCCTGCACAG GTCCCAGGCTGTGGTGACTTGAACAAGTGTAGGCCGAAGCGAAAGAACTCCTCCTCCGGGGTGCCTCCCCTGGTCATGGCAACAGACAAAATTCTCACACTGTCCCTGGAACAGGAGCAGCCTGAGGGGCTTCTGTCACCCCTAGCCTCACCTCTGCATCCCCTGGAG AACTATACACCGCTTCAGGGACCAGGACCCAAGGTTAGTGAGACCTCCTGCCAAGAGCCTGTAAACCGACTGGAGATGAAAGTGTCCTCTGTAGTGGACACATCAGAGCACAGAGTTCCAGCCCCCAGCCGCTCTGCCCCTCATGGTTCTATGATGACCTTTGGGACTCTAGCGGGCAGTGGAATGTCTCACAGCTAA
- the KCNH6 gene encoding potassium voltage-gated channel subfamily H member 6 isoform X2 yields the protein MGFPHPTPGRKFLIANAQMENCAIIYCNDGFCELFGYSRVEVMQRPCTCDFLTGPNTPRSAMSRLAQALLGTEECKVDILYYRKDASSFRCLVDVVPVKNEDGAVIMFILNFEDLAQLLAKSERRSLSQCLLSQSFLGSEGSHGRPGAQGPGTGRVKYRTISQIPQFTLNFVEFNLEKHRSGSTTEIEIIAPHKVVERTQNVTEKVTQVLSLGADVLPEYKLQAPRIHRGTLLHYSPFKAVWDWLILLLVIYTAIFTPYSAAFLLSDQDESQRMDCGYTCSPLTVVDLIVDIMFVVDIVINFRTTYVNTNDEVVSHPRRIAIHYFKGWFLIDMVAAIPFDLLIFRTGSDETTTLIGLLKTARLLRLVRVARKLDRYSEYGAAVLFLLMCTFALIAHWLACIWYAIGNVERPYLEPKIGWLDSLGAQLGKRYNGSDPASGPSVQDKYVTALYFTFSSLTSVGFGNVSPNTNSEKVFSICVMLIGSLMYASIFGNVSAIIQRLYSGTARYHTQMLRVKEFIRFHQIPNPLRQRLEEYFQHAWSYTNGIDMNAVLKGFPECLQADICLHLHRALLQHCPAFRGASKGCLRALAVKFKTTHAPPGDTLVHLGDVLSTLYFISRGSIEILRDDVVVAILGKNDIFGEPISLHARPGKSSADVRALTYCDLHKIQRADLLEVLDMYPAFADSFWSKLEVTFNLRDAGGGLQSSPQPAPGSQDHQGFFLSDNQSAAAPSLSISDASGLWPELLHQMPPRPRDSPPNPQGDPDCWPRELGSRLEQLQAQMNRLESRMSSDLSRILQLLQQPLPQGHTGYILGAPTSNDLALFPVASATQSPGTRLPQGGLPPAQVPGCGDLNKCRPKRKNSSSGVPPLVMATDKILTLSLEQEQPEGLLSPLASPLHPLEVQGLICGPRFPSLPERLGPVPKQLEFQRHGSDPGLARS from the exons TGCAACGACGGCTTCTGTGAACTCTTCGGCTACTCCCGAGTGGAGGTGATGCAGCGACCGTGCACCTGCGACTTCCTCACAGGCCCCAATACCCCACGCAGTGCCATGTCCCGTCTAGCGCAAGCCCTACTGGGGACAGAGGAGTGCAAGGTGGACATCCTCTACTACCGCAAAGATG CCTCCAGCTTCCGATGCCTGGTGGACGTGGTACCTGTGAAGAACGAGGATGGAGCCGTTATCATGTTCATCCTCAACTTCGAGGATCTGGCCCAGCTCCTGGCCAAAAGCGAGCGCCGCAGCCTGTCCCAGTGCCTGCTGTCCCAGAGCTTCCTGGGCTCCG AGGGCTCTCATGGCAGGCCAGGTGCACAGGGTCCTGGCACGGGCAGGGTCAAGTACAGGACCATCAGCCAGATCCCGCAGTTCACGCTCAACTTTGTGGAGTTCAACCTGGAGAAGCACCGCTCCGGCTCCACGACAGAGATTGAGATCATCGCACCACACAAGGTGGTGGAGCGGACCCAGAACGTCACCGAGAAGGTCACCCAG gttctGTCCCTGGGCGCGGACGTGCTGCCGGAGTACAAGCTGCAGGCGCCACGCATCCACCGCGGGACCCTCCTGCACTATAGCCCCTTCAAGGCCGTGTGGGACTGGCTCATCCTGCTGCTGGTCATCTACACAGCCATCTTCACGCCCTACTCGGCCGCTTTCCTGCTCAGCGACCAGGATGAATCTCAACGCATGGACTGCGGCTACACCTGCAGTCCACTCACTGTGGTGGACCTCATCGTAGACATCATGTTCGTTGTGGACATCGTCATCAACTTCCGCACCACCTATGTCAACACCAATGACGAGGTGGTCAGCCACCCTCGCCGCATTGCCATCCACTACTTCAAGGGCTGGTTCCTCATTGACATGGTGGCTGCCATCCCATTTGACCTTCTCATCTTCCGCACCGGCTCTGATGAG ACCACAACCCTGATCGGGCTGCTGAAAACGGCGAGGTTGCTGCGGCTGGTGCGTGTGGCACGGAAGCTGGACCGCTACTCTGAGTATGGAGCGGCCGTGCTTTTCCTGCTCATGTGCACCTTCGCACTCATTGCACACTGGCTGGCCTGCATCTGGTATGCCATCGGCAACGTGGAGCGGCCCTACCTGGAGCCCAAGATCGGCTGGCTGGACAGCCTGGGCGCCCAGCTTGGCAAGCGCTACAATGGCAGCGACCCAGCCTCTGGCCCCTCAGTGCAGGACAAGTATGTCACAGCCCTGTACTTCACCTTCAGCAGCCTTACCAGCGTGGGCTTCGGCAATGTCTCCCCCAACACCAACTCTGAGAAGGTCTTCTCTATCTGCGTCATGCTCATCGGCT CCCTCATGTACGCCAGCATCTTTGGCAACGTGTCTGCCATCATCCAGCGTCTGTACTCCGGCACTGCCCGCTACCACACGCAGATGCTGCGAGTCAAGGAGTTCATCCGCTTCCACCAGATCCCCAACCCGCTGCGGCAGCGCCTGGAAGAGTACTTCCAGCACGCCTGGTCCTACACCAACGGCATTGACATGAACGCG GTGCTGAAGGGCTTCCCTGAGTGCCTGCAGGCCGACATCTGCCTGCACCTGCACCGCGCGCTGCTGCAGCACTGCCCAGCCTTCCGCGGCGCCAGCAAGGGCTGCCTGCGCGCGCTGGCGGTCAAGTTCAAGACCACGCACGCACCGCCTGGGGACACGCTGGTGCACCTCGGCGATGTGCTCTCCACGCTCTACTTCATCTCCCGAGGTTCCATCGAGATCTTGCGTGACGACGTGGTCGTGGCCATCCTAG GAAAGAACGACATCTTTGGGGAGCCCATTAGCCTTCATGCCCGGCCTGGCAAGTCCAGTGCAGATGTGCGGGCCCTGACCTACTGTGACCTGCACAAGATCCAGCGGGCAGACCTGCTGGAGGTGCTGGACATGTACCCTGCGTTTGCAGACAGCTTCTGGAGTAAGCTGGAAGTCACCTTCAACCTGCGGGAC GCAGGCGGGGGTCTCCAGTCATCACCCCAACCAGCTCCAGGCAGCCAGGACCACCAAGGCTTCTTCCTCAGTGACAACCAGTCAG CTGCAGCCCCTTCTCTGAGCATCTCAGATGCATCTGGCCTCTGGCCTGAGTTGCTGCATCAAATGCCCCCAAGGCCAAGGGACAGCCCCCCAAACCCTCAGGGAGACCCAGACTGCTGGCCTCGGGAGCTAGGCTCCAGGCTGGAGCAGCTTCAGGCCCAGATGAACAG GTTGGAGTCCCGCATGTCCTCAGACCTCAGCCGCATCCTACAGCTCCTtcagcagcccctgccccagggccacaCGGGCTACATTCTAGGAGCCCCTACCTCCAATGACTTGGCCTTGTTTCCCGTGGCCTCAGCCACTCAGAGTCCGGGAACTAGGCTGCCCCAGGGTGGTCTGCCCCCTGCACAG GTCCCAGGCTGTGGTGACTTGAACAAGTGTAGGCCGAAGCGAAAGAACTCCTCCTCCGGGGTGCCTCCCCTGGTCATGGCAACAGACAAAATTCTCACACTGTCCCTGGAACAGGAGCAGCCTGAGGGGCTTCTGTCACCCCTAGCCTCACCTCTGCATCCCCTGGAGGTACAGGGACTCATCTGTGGTCCCcgttttccctcccttcctgaaCGCCTTGGCCCCGTCCCTAAGCAGCTGGAGTTTCAGAGACATGGCTCAGATCCTGGGTTGGCCAGGAGTTAG
- the KCNH6 gene encoding potassium voltage-gated channel subfamily H member 6 isoform X3, with amino-acid sequence MGFPHPTPGRKFLIANAQMENCAIIYCNDGFCELFGYSRVEVMQRPCTCDFLTGPNTPRSAMSRLAQALLGTEECKVDILYYRKDASSFRCLVDVVPVKNEDGAVIMFILNFEDLAQLLAKSERRSLSQCLLSQSFLGSEGSHGRPGAQGPGTGRVKYRTISQIPQFTLNFVEFNLEKHRSGSTTEIEIIAPHKVVERTQNVTEKVTQVLSLGADVLPEYKLQAPRIHRGTLLHYSPFKAVWDWLILLLVIYTAIFTPYSAAFLLSDQDESQRMDCGYTCSPLTVVDLIVDIMFVVDIVINFRTTYVNTNDEVVSHPRRIAIHYFKGWFLIDMVAAIPFDLLIFRTGSDETTTLIGLLKTARLLRLVRVARKLDRYSEYGAAVLFLLMCTFALIAHWLACIWYAIGNVERPYLEPKIGWLDSLGAQLGKRYNGSDPASGPSVQDKYVTALYFTFSSLTSVGFGNVSPNTNSEKVFSICVMLIGSLMYASIFGNVSAIIQRLYSGTARYHTQMLRVKEFIRFHQIPNPLRQRLEEYFQHAWSYTNGIDMNAVLKGFPECLQADICLHLHRALLQHCPAFRGASKGCLRALAVKFKTTHAPPGDTLVHLGDVLSTLYFISRGSIEILRDDVVVAILGKNDIFGEPISLHARPGKSSADVRALTYCDLHKIQRADLLEVLDMYPAFADSFWSKLEVTFNLRDAGVSSHHPNQLQAARTTKASSSVTTSQLQPLL; translated from the exons TGCAACGACGGCTTCTGTGAACTCTTCGGCTACTCCCGAGTGGAGGTGATGCAGCGACCGTGCACCTGCGACTTCCTCACAGGCCCCAATACCCCACGCAGTGCCATGTCCCGTCTAGCGCAAGCCCTACTGGGGACAGAGGAGTGCAAGGTGGACATCCTCTACTACCGCAAAGATG CCTCCAGCTTCCGATGCCTGGTGGACGTGGTACCTGTGAAGAACGAGGATGGAGCCGTTATCATGTTCATCCTCAACTTCGAGGATCTGGCCCAGCTCCTGGCCAAAAGCGAGCGCCGCAGCCTGTCCCAGTGCCTGCTGTCCCAGAGCTTCCTGGGCTCCG AGGGCTCTCATGGCAGGCCAGGTGCACAGGGTCCTGGCACGGGCAGGGTCAAGTACAGGACCATCAGCCAGATCCCGCAGTTCACGCTCAACTTTGTGGAGTTCAACCTGGAGAAGCACCGCTCCGGCTCCACGACAGAGATTGAGATCATCGCACCACACAAGGTGGTGGAGCGGACCCAGAACGTCACCGAGAAGGTCACCCAG gttctGTCCCTGGGCGCGGACGTGCTGCCGGAGTACAAGCTGCAGGCGCCACGCATCCACCGCGGGACCCTCCTGCACTATAGCCCCTTCAAGGCCGTGTGGGACTGGCTCATCCTGCTGCTGGTCATCTACACAGCCATCTTCACGCCCTACTCGGCCGCTTTCCTGCTCAGCGACCAGGATGAATCTCAACGCATGGACTGCGGCTACACCTGCAGTCCACTCACTGTGGTGGACCTCATCGTAGACATCATGTTCGTTGTGGACATCGTCATCAACTTCCGCACCACCTATGTCAACACCAATGACGAGGTGGTCAGCCACCCTCGCCGCATTGCCATCCACTACTTCAAGGGCTGGTTCCTCATTGACATGGTGGCTGCCATCCCATTTGACCTTCTCATCTTCCGCACCGGCTCTGATGAG ACCACAACCCTGATCGGGCTGCTGAAAACGGCGAGGTTGCTGCGGCTGGTGCGTGTGGCACGGAAGCTGGACCGCTACTCTGAGTATGGAGCGGCCGTGCTTTTCCTGCTCATGTGCACCTTCGCACTCATTGCACACTGGCTGGCCTGCATCTGGTATGCCATCGGCAACGTGGAGCGGCCCTACCTGGAGCCCAAGATCGGCTGGCTGGACAGCCTGGGCGCCCAGCTTGGCAAGCGCTACAATGGCAGCGACCCAGCCTCTGGCCCCTCAGTGCAGGACAAGTATGTCACAGCCCTGTACTTCACCTTCAGCAGCCTTACCAGCGTGGGCTTCGGCAATGTCTCCCCCAACACCAACTCTGAGAAGGTCTTCTCTATCTGCGTCATGCTCATCGGCT CCCTCATGTACGCCAGCATCTTTGGCAACGTGTCTGCCATCATCCAGCGTCTGTACTCCGGCACTGCCCGCTACCACACGCAGATGCTGCGAGTCAAGGAGTTCATCCGCTTCCACCAGATCCCCAACCCGCTGCGGCAGCGCCTGGAAGAGTACTTCCAGCACGCCTGGTCCTACACCAACGGCATTGACATGAACGCG GTGCTGAAGGGCTTCCCTGAGTGCCTGCAGGCCGACATCTGCCTGCACCTGCACCGCGCGCTGCTGCAGCACTGCCCAGCCTTCCGCGGCGCCAGCAAGGGCTGCCTGCGCGCGCTGGCGGTCAAGTTCAAGACCACGCACGCACCGCCTGGGGACACGCTGGTGCACCTCGGCGATGTGCTCTCCACGCTCTACTTCATCTCCCGAGGTTCCATCGAGATCTTGCGTGACGACGTGGTCGTGGCCATCCTAG GAAAGAACGACATCTTTGGGGAGCCCATTAGCCTTCATGCCCGGCCTGGCAAGTCCAGTGCAGATGTGCGGGCCCTGACCTACTGTGACCTGCACAAGATCCAGCGGGCAGACCTGCTGGAGGTGCTGGACATGTACCCTGCGTTTGCAGACAGCTTCTGGAGTAAGCTGGAAGTCACCTTCAACCTGCGGGAC GCGGGGGTCTCCAGTCATCACCCCAACCAGCTCCAGGCAGCCAGGACCACCAAGGCTTCTTCCTCAGTGACAACCAGTCAG CTGCAGCCCCTTCTCTGA
- the KCNH6 gene encoding potassium voltage-gated channel subfamily H member 6 isoform X4 → MPVRRGHVAPQNTYLDTIIRKFEGQSRKFLIANAQMENCAIIYCNDGFCELFGYSRVEVMQRPCTCDFLTGPNTPRSAMSRLAQALLGTEECKVDILYYRKDASSFRCLVDVVPVKNEDGAVIMFILNFEDLAQLLAKSERRSLSQCLLSQSFLGSEGSHGRPGAQGPGTGRVKYRTISQIPQFTLNFVEFNLEKHRSGSTTEIEIIAPHKVVERTQNVTEKVTQVLSLGADVLPEYKLQAPRIHRGTLLHYSPFKAVWDWLILLLVIYTAIFTPYSAAFLLSDQDESQRMDCGYTCSPLTVVDLIVDIMFVVDIVINFRTTYVNTNDEVVSHPRRIAIHYFKGWFLIDMVAAIPFDLLIFRTGSDETTTLIGLLKTARLLRLVRVARKLDRYSEYGAAVLFLLMCTFALIAHWLACIWYAIGNVERPYLEPKIGWLDSLGAQLGKRYNGSDPASGPSVQDKYVTALYFTFSSLTSVGFGNVSPNTNSEKVFSICVMLIGSLMYASIFGNVSAIIQRLYSGTARYHTQMLRVKEFIRFHQIPNPLRQRLEEYFQHAWSYTNGIDMNAVLKGFPECLQADICLHLHRALLQHCPAFRGASKGCLRALAVKFKTTHAPPGDTLVHLGDVLSTLYFISRGSIEILRDDVVVAILGKNDIFGEPISLHARPGKSSADVRALTYCDLHKIQRADLLEVLDMYPAFADSFWSKLEVTFNLRDAGGGLQSSPQPAPGSQDHQGFFLSDNQSAAAPSLSISDASGLWPELLHQMPPRPRDSPPNPQGDPDCWPRELGSRLEQLQAQMNRLESRMSSDLSRILQLLQQPLPQGHTGYILGAPTSNDLALFPVASATQSPGTRLPQGGLPPAQVPGCGDLNKCRPKRKNSSSGVPPLVMATDKILTLSLEQEQPEGLLSPLASPLHPLEVQGLICGPRFPSLPERLGPVPKQLEFQRHGSDPGLARS, encoded by the exons TGCAACGACGGCTTCTGTGAACTCTTCGGCTACTCCCGAGTGGAGGTGATGCAGCGACCGTGCACCTGCGACTTCCTCACAGGCCCCAATACCCCACGCAGTGCCATGTCCCGTCTAGCGCAAGCCCTACTGGGGACAGAGGAGTGCAAGGTGGACATCCTCTACTACCGCAAAGATG CCTCCAGCTTCCGATGCCTGGTGGACGTGGTACCTGTGAAGAACGAGGATGGAGCCGTTATCATGTTCATCCTCAACTTCGAGGATCTGGCCCAGCTCCTGGCCAAAAGCGAGCGCCGCAGCCTGTCCCAGTGCCTGCTGTCCCAGAGCTTCCTGGGCTCCG AGGGCTCTCATGGCAGGCCAGGTGCACAGGGTCCTGGCACGGGCAGGGTCAAGTACAGGACCATCAGCCAGATCCCGCAGTTCACGCTCAACTTTGTGGAGTTCAACCTGGAGAAGCACCGCTCCGGCTCCACGACAGAGATTGAGATCATCGCACCACACAAGGTGGTGGAGCGGACCCAGAACGTCACCGAGAAGGTCACCCAG gttctGTCCCTGGGCGCGGACGTGCTGCCGGAGTACAAGCTGCAGGCGCCACGCATCCACCGCGGGACCCTCCTGCACTATAGCCCCTTCAAGGCCGTGTGGGACTGGCTCATCCTGCTGCTGGTCATCTACACAGCCATCTTCACGCCCTACTCGGCCGCTTTCCTGCTCAGCGACCAGGATGAATCTCAACGCATGGACTGCGGCTACACCTGCAGTCCACTCACTGTGGTGGACCTCATCGTAGACATCATGTTCGTTGTGGACATCGTCATCAACTTCCGCACCACCTATGTCAACACCAATGACGAGGTGGTCAGCCACCCTCGCCGCATTGCCATCCACTACTTCAAGGGCTGGTTCCTCATTGACATGGTGGCTGCCATCCCATTTGACCTTCTCATCTTCCGCACCGGCTCTGATGAG ACCACAACCCTGATCGGGCTGCTGAAAACGGCGAGGTTGCTGCGGCTGGTGCGTGTGGCACGGAAGCTGGACCGCTACTCTGAGTATGGAGCGGCCGTGCTTTTCCTGCTCATGTGCACCTTCGCACTCATTGCACACTGGCTGGCCTGCATCTGGTATGCCATCGGCAACGTGGAGCGGCCCTACCTGGAGCCCAAGATCGGCTGGCTGGACAGCCTGGGCGCCCAGCTTGGCAAGCGCTACAATGGCAGCGACCCAGCCTCTGGCCCCTCAGTGCAGGACAAGTATGTCACAGCCCTGTACTTCACCTTCAGCAGCCTTACCAGCGTGGGCTTCGGCAATGTCTCCCCCAACACCAACTCTGAGAAGGTCTTCTCTATCTGCGTCATGCTCATCGGCT CCCTCATGTACGCCAGCATCTTTGGCAACGTGTCTGCCATCATCCAGCGTCTGTACTCCGGCACTGCCCGCTACCACACGCAGATGCTGCGAGTCAAGGAGTTCATCCGCTTCCACCAGATCCCCAACCCGCTGCGGCAGCGCCTGGAAGAGTACTTCCAGCACGCCTGGTCCTACACCAACGGCATTGACATGAACGCG GTGCTGAAGGGCTTCCCTGAGTGCCTGCAGGCCGACATCTGCCTGCACCTGCACCGCGCGCTGCTGCAGCACTGCCCAGCCTTCCGCGGCGCCAGCAAGGGCTGCCTGCGCGCGCTGGCGGTCAAGTTCAAGACCACGCACGCACCGCCTGGGGACACGCTGGTGCACCTCGGCGATGTGCTCTCCACGCTCTACTTCATCTCCCGAGGTTCCATCGAGATCTTGCGTGACGACGTGGTCGTGGCCATCCTAG GAAAGAACGACATCTTTGGGGAGCCCATTAGCCTTCATGCCCGGCCTGGCAAGTCCAGTGCAGATGTGCGGGCCCTGACCTACTGTGACCTGCACAAGATCCAGCGGGCAGACCTGCTGGAGGTGCTGGACATGTACCCTGCGTTTGCAGACAGCTTCTGGAGTAAGCTGGAAGTCACCTTCAACCTGCGGGAC GCAGGCGGGGGTCTCCAGTCATCACCCCAACCAGCTCCAGGCAGCCAGGACCACCAAGGCTTCTTCCTCAGTGACAACCAGTCAG CTGCAGCCCCTTCTCTGAGCATCTCAGATGCATCTGGCCTCTGGCCTGAGTTGCTGCATCAAATGCCCCCAAGGCCAAGGGACAGCCCCCCAAACCCTCAGGGAGACCCAGACTGCTGGCCTCGGGAGCTAGGCTCCAGGCTGGAGCAGCTTCAGGCCCAGATGAACAG GTTGGAGTCCCGCATGTCCTCAGACCTCAGCCGCATCCTACAGCTCCTtcagcagcccctgccccagggccacaCGGGCTACATTCTAGGAGCCCCTACCTCCAATGACTTGGCCTTGTTTCCCGTGGCCTCAGCCACTCAGAGTCCGGGAACTAGGCTGCCCCAGGGTGGTCTGCCCCCTGCACAG GTCCCAGGCTGTGGTGACTTGAACAAGTGTAGGCCGAAGCGAAAGAACTCCTCCTCCGGGGTGCCTCCCCTGGTCATGGCAACAGACAAAATTCTCACACTGTCCCTGGAACAGGAGCAGCCTGAGGGGCTTCTGTCACCCCTAGCCTCACCTCTGCATCCCCTGGAGGTACAGGGACTCATCTGTGGTCCCcgttttccctcccttcctgaaCGCCTTGGCCCCGTCCCTAAGCAGCTGGAGTTTCAGAGACATGGCTCAGATCCTGGGTTGGCCAGGAGTTAG